The Thermosynechococcus sp. CL-1 genomic interval CCGATGTCCCTTGAGGGAACCCTATGACCAATACGACCTCGCCTGCCATTCTCAATCCGATTGCTCGTCCTGAAGTTCCCCAAGAACTTGCTGAAAATATTATTTTGACTTCCCTCAATGATGTCTATGACTGGGCGCGGCTATCGAGCCTTTGGCCACTCATGTATGGCACTGCCTGCTGCTTCATTGAGTTTGCGGCCATGATTGGCTCGCGCTTCGATTTCGATCGCTTTGGCTTGGTGCCCCGCAATAGCCCCCGTCAGGCGGATTTGATCATCACCTCTGGCACCATCACGATGAAAATGGCACCGGCTCTAGTGCGCCTCTACGATCAAATGCCCAATCCCAAGTACGTGATTGCCATGGGCGCCTGCACGATCACAGGGGGAATGTTTAGCTCTGATTCTTATTCCGCCGTGCGTGGTGTGGACAAGCTGATTCCCGTGGATGTTTATTTGCCCGGCTGTCCGCCCCGTCCAGAGGCGATCATGGATGCGATCGTCAAGCTGC includes:
- the ndhK gene encoding photosynthetic/respiratory NAD(P)H-quinone oxidoreductase subunit K, which gives rise to MTNTTSPAILNPIARPEVPQELAENIILTSLNDVYDWARLSSLWPLMYGTACCFIEFAAMIGSRFDFDRFGLVPRNSPRQADLIITSGTITMKMAPALVRLYDQMPNPKYVIAMGACTITGGMFSSDSYSAVRGVDKLIPVDVYLPGCPPRPEAIMDAIVKLRKKIANEHINERGNLAQTHRLFTAKHKMKPVPPILTGQYLNAPSRQAPPPALAQAMGMAVPALGEPVSETRTVAE